DNA sequence from the Gammaproteobacteria bacterium genome:
CAAAAAGTACTGGCGCGGTATTGGCGCGACACTGTTTATCAACTGGCTGGTGAAACCATTTTCGATGATGCTCTTTGGCACAGTTTTTCTCGCCTGGATATTCCGCGATTATCTGCCCGCTGACAAAATTCAGAGCTACATCGCGGGGCTCGTAATTCTCGCGGCCGCGCCCTGTACCGCAATGGTTTTTGTCTGGAGTCATCTCATGCGGGGGGAGCCACACTTTACGTTGACACAAGTGGCGCTCAACGATCTCATCATGATTGTGGCCTTTGCCCCAATTGTGGGTTTGTTGCTCGGCGTCAGCGCCATTACGGTGCCTTGGCAAACGCTACTCCTTTCGGTGGTGCTTTATATTGTTGTGCCACTGATCATCGCCAATGTCTGGCGCCGGATAGTGCTGCAGAAATCGAATGGCGAACAGCGTTTACAACACACCATTGAACGCCTCGGCCCAATCTCCATTGGCGCTTTGTTGCTGACATTGATACTCCTGTTTGGCTATCAGGGCGAACAAATCCTTGCACAACCACTCATCATCGCCCTGATTTCTGTCCCCATTCTGGTGCAGGTGTTGTTTAATGCCGGCTTTGCCTATCTGCTCAATCGATGGCTAGGCTCGCCCCACTGCATTGCCGGCCCTTCAGCACTGATTGGGGCCAGTAACTTTTTTGAGCTGGCGGTGGCGACAGCCATCACCCTTTTTGGTTTCACTTCCGGCGCGGCCCTAGCCACAGTGGTGGGTGTGCTGATCGAAGTGCCAGTCATGTTGTTGGCGGTCGCTGTTGTCAACCGGACAAAGCGATGGTACGAAAAAGCATTGTCCTAAATGAGCGTTCTTTGGCTTAACGCCAAGACTGGCCGGTGTCGCCCGCGGTACGCGGGTGACAACCGACGCCCGCAGTGTTCAAAGCGACACGTTGCCTAGGCAAGGTTTGTGCTGATCGTCAGGGC
Encoded proteins:
- the arsB gene encoding arsenical-resistance protein produces the protein MTDNTHSQTAALSWFERWLTLWVALCILVGIALGHYFPGLFETLAGMEIAKINLPVAVLIWLMIIPMLIKIDLRALGEVKKYWRGIGATLFINWLVKPFSMMLFGTVFLAWIFRDYLPADKIQSYIAGLVILAAAPCTAMVFVWSHLMRGEPHFTLTQVALNDLIMIVAFAPIVGLLLGVSAITVPWQTLLLSVVLYIVVPLIIANVWRRIVLQKSNGEQRLQHTIERLGPISIGALLLTLILLFGYQGEQILAQPLIIALISVPILVQVLFNAGFAYLLNRWLGSPHCIAGPSALIGASNFFELAVATAITLFGFTSGAALATVVGVLIEVPVMLLAVAVVNRTKRWYEKALS